A genomic window from Diospyros lotus cultivar Yz01 chromosome 2, ASM1463336v1, whole genome shotgun sequence includes:
- the LOC127795407 gene encoding protein DEHYDRATION-INDUCED 19 homolog 6-like isoform X2, whose amino-acid sequence MDDLEGDDDAGAYFPCPFCYIEIELRVLCSHLQEEHCFDLKNAVCPLCAANLGKDAIGHFTAQHSPSIKRRRKSHKSGFWSNSPAMIGKDFRELSSFFGSSSTSRRGNVPDSAPDPLLSPFLCNVPLSDPKSNQEDECSGDAASTNYDAKSTIPVGSSVLQEQDCEERKQKAAFCQELILSTIF is encoded by the exons ATGGACGACTTAGAAGGAGATGACGATGCAGGAGCTTACTTTCCATGCCCCTTTTGTTATATAGAGATTGAACTCCGTGTTCTGTGCAGCCATTTGCAGGAAGAACACTGTTTTGACTTGAAAAATGCG GTTTGTCCTTTATGTGCTGCAAATCTAGGGAAAGATGCAATTGGACATTTCACGGCACAACATTCTCCTTCAATCAAG AGGAGGAGAAAGTCCCACAAGTCGGGGTTTTGGAGTAATAGTCCTGCTATGATTGGCAAGGACTTTCGAGAACTAAGCTCATTTTTTGGTTCAAGTTCGACCAGCAGGAGGGGGAATGTGCCTGACTCTGCACCTGATCCATTACTATCTCCATTTCTCTGCAATGTCCCTCTTTCAGATCCTAAAAGTAACCAAGAAGATGAATGTTCAGGTGATGCTGCCTCAACCAATTATGATGCTAAAAG CACCATACCGGTAGGCTCAAGCGTGCTTCAAGAACAGGATTGCGAGGAGAGAAAGCAGAAAGCTGCATTCTGTCAAGAATTAATCCTATCAACCATTTTCTAG
- the LOC127795407 gene encoding protein DEHYDRATION-INDUCED 19 homolog 6-like isoform X1 — protein sequence MSLKMDVDFWAARVQSAKHLSALQAARLNHRSDHHLNMDDLEGDDDAGAYFPCPFCYIEIELRVLCSHLQEEHCFDLKNAVCPLCAANLGKDAIGHFTAQHSPSIKRRRKSHKSGFWSNSPAMIGKDFRELSSFFGSSSTSRRGNVPDSAPDPLLSPFLCNVPLSDPKSNQEDECSGDAASTNYDAKSTIPVGSSVLQEQDCEERKQKAAFCQELILSTIF from the exons ATGAGCTTAAAAATGGACGTGGATTTCTGGGCTGCAAGGGTTCAGTCTGCCAAGCACCTCTCTGCTCTCCAAGCTGCCCGTCTCAACCACCGTTCAG ATCATCATTTAAACATGGACGACTTAGAAGGAGATGACGATGCAGGAGCTTACTTTCCATGCCCCTTTTGTTATATAGAGATTGAACTCCGTGTTCTGTGCAGCCATTTGCAGGAAGAACACTGTTTTGACTTGAAAAATGCG GTTTGTCCTTTATGTGCTGCAAATCTAGGGAAAGATGCAATTGGACATTTCACGGCACAACATTCTCCTTCAATCAAG AGGAGGAGAAAGTCCCACAAGTCGGGGTTTTGGAGTAATAGTCCTGCTATGATTGGCAAGGACTTTCGAGAACTAAGCTCATTTTTTGGTTCAAGTTCGACCAGCAGGAGGGGGAATGTGCCTGACTCTGCACCTGATCCATTACTATCTCCATTTCTCTGCAATGTCCCTCTTTCAGATCCTAAAAGTAACCAAGAAGATGAATGTTCAGGTGATGCTGCCTCAACCAATTATGATGCTAAAAG CACCATACCGGTAGGCTCAAGCGTGCTTCAAGAACAGGATTGCGAGGAGAGAAAGCAGAAAGCTGCATTCTGTCAAGAATTAATCCTATCAACCATTTTCTAG
- the LOC127795062 gene encoding probable serine/threonine-protein kinase WNK3, with protein MPQDAPSDHETDDSEAEFVEIDPSGRYGRYKEVLGKGAFKKVYRAFDELEGIEVAWNQVRIADLLRNSEDLERLYSEVHLLKTLKHKNIIKFYSSWVDTKNENINFITEIFTSGTLRQYRKKHKHVDMRALKNWSRQILEGLLYLHSHDPPVIHRDLKCENMFVNGNQGEVKIGDLGLATILRQARSAHSVIGTPEFMAPELYEEEYNKLVDIYAFGMCLLELVTFEYPYSECANAAQIFKKVTSGIKPASLEKVKDPGVKAFIEKCIAKVSQRLSAKELLMDPFLQSNEDTEIIEQPPPHSPNTADLKDPMSEGSRDFEVQGQRKDLNTIFLKLRIADSTGHVRNIHFPFDTEVDTALSVASEMVEELDLTDQDVLTIAAMIDSEIQFYIPEWAAMELSGDNVGCGVATSGNSPYEVNNDASPLTTESTSCPGNLVLERLPSGRKFWSDSPQTVDRSSPFNPGPSNLSLEGSATCGNNWTEENEQYPGRLRDGGSNASLGQLEDEHMLHNNVEEREAALATDSQFDENNRATNFYSTEGSHPMGENSETSRDIDSDDFFRITKEKIENLLLEQKKELDELRRKHELAMSKLLKGLPPEICSKVLKTCNLNDYRAHCQL; from the exons GGGAAAGGGGCGTTCAAGAAGGT ATATAGAGCGTTTGATGAGTTGGAAGGAATTGAAGTAGCTTGGAATCAAGTGAGGATTGCTGATCTCTTAAGGAATTCAGAGGACTTGGAGCGATTGTATTCTGAAGTTCATTTGCTTAAGACTCTCAAACACAAGAACATAATCAAATTTTACAGCTCTTGGGTTGATACCAAGAATGAGAATATCAACTTCATCACGGAGATTTTCACTTCTGGAACATTGCGGCA ATATCGGAAGAAACATAAGCATGTTGATATGAGAGCTTTGAAAAATTGGTCTAGGCAGATCTTAGAGGGCCTTTTATATCTTCACAGTCACGACCCGCCTGTTATCCATCGTGATCTTAAGTGTGAGAATATGTTTGTCAATGGGAACCAGGGGGAGGTGAAGATTGGAGACTTAGGACTTGCCACCATTCTCCGCCAGGCTCGTTCAGCTCACAGTGTCATTG GCACTCCCGAGTTTATGGCACCGGAACTTTATGAGGAGGAATACAATAAGCTTGTCGATATTTATGCCTTCGGAATGTGCTTGCTGGAGCTGGTGACCTTTGAATACCCATATTCTGAATGTGCCAATGCTGCTCAAATATTCAAGAAAGTGACGTCA ggAATCAAGCCAGCATCATTGGAAAAGGTGAAGGATCCTGGAGTCAAagcatttatagaaaaatgtaTTGCAAAAGTCTCCCAGCGGTTGTCTGCAAAGGAACTTTTAATGGATCCTTTTCTCCAGTCTAACGAAGATACGGAAATAATAGAACAACCCCCACCACACAGTCCCAACACTGCAG ATTTGAAGGATCCCATGTCTGAGGGCAGTCGAGACTTCGAGGTACAGGGCCAAAGGAAGGACTTGAACACTATATTTCTGAAACTAAGAATAGCAGATTCCACAG GCCACGTCCGGAATATCCACTTCCCATTTGATACCGAGGTTGATACAGCACTTTCTGTAgccagtgaaatggttgaggaACTAGACCTGACAGATCAAGATGTATTAACTATTGCTGCTATGATTGACTCggaaattcaattttatattccGGAGTGGGCAGCCATGGAACTTTCTGGAGATAATGTTGGATGTGGTGTTGCAACTTCTGGCAACTCTCCCTATGAGGTGAACAATGATGCCTCTCCTTTGACAACTGAATCTACCTCTTGTCCTGGTAATCTTGTGCTGGAACGACTGCCTTCAGGCCGGAAGTTCTGGTCAGATTCACCTCAGACAGTGGACAGAAGCTCTCCATTTAATCCTGGGCCTTCAAATTTGTCCTTGGAAGGTTCAGCAACCTGTGGAAATAACTGGACAGAAGAAAATGAACAATATCCAGGTAGACTCAGAGATGGAGGCTCAAATGCATCACTTGGGCAGTTGGAAGATGAGCACATGCTCCACAATAACGTAGAGGAGAGAGAAGCTGCTTTGGCTACTGATTCTCAATTTGATGAAAATAACAGAGCTACAAATTTTTATTCCACCGAGGGGTCGCATCCAATGGGTGAAAACAGTGAAACCTCAAGAGATATTGATTCCGATGATTTCTTCAGAATCACtaaggagaaaattgagaatctGTTGCTTGAACAGAAAAAGGAGCTAGATGAACTAAGGAGGAAGCATGAATTGGCCATGTCAAAGCTCTTGAAGGGACTTCCTCCAGAAATTTGTAGCAAAGTCTTGAAAACTTGCAACCTGAATGACTACAGAGCGCATTGCCAGCTTTAG